Genomic DNA from uncultured Acetobacterium sp.:
GTCCGGGTTGTCAAAGTTGGCGACTTTAGCACCGAACTTTGCGGCGGCTGTCATATCAGCAATTCTTCAAAAGTTGGCTTGTTTAAAATCATCAGCGAGGGCGGTGTGGCTGCCGGGGTTCGTCGGATTGAAGCGGCAACTGGTTTTAATGCCCTTCATCTGGTCGAAAAAATGGATGATACCCTGGTCGATGTGTCAAACCTGATGAAAACAAATCCAGATCAATTGCTGGAAAAAGTGACTGAATTAAACGAAATCAATAAACAGAAGGAACGGACCATTGCCCAACTTAAACAAAAATCGGCAGGAAATGCTATTATGGAAATCCATCAGAAAATGGTCCTGATTAATGGCATCCAGGTGACCATTGCCGAAGTCGAAAAAATGCCGATGGAAGAACTACGAACCCTGGGTGATTTACTTAAAGATCGGATGGGGTCAGGGGTTGTCCTGCTGGGAAGTGTGCTTGATGACAAGGTTAATTTTGTTGCAACTGCCACTCCAGATATTGTCAAACGTGGCTTCCACGCTGGTAAAGTCATTAAGGAAGTGGCGACGGTAGCCGGCGGAGGTGGCGGTGGACGTCCAGATATGGCGCAAGCTGGGGGAAAACTTCCTGAAAAACTGGCAGAATCCCTTGCAAAGGGAGAGACATGCATTCAGGAGCAGTTGAATTAATTTATTAAGAAAAAGAAAAATTATCGCATTTGACTTGTCTTTTCTTTGGCTTTGGGGTAAAATGATATAAATTGATTGTGAAGGAGGTCAGATGACAATGGGAGAAAATACGGTGATTGATCGAGGAACCATTATGTTTGAGGTCGATAGCGAAAAGTCTCAGAAGATCGACGAAGTGATGCGAAATGTACATAAGGCTCTAGTTGAAAAAGGGTATAACCCCGTCAATCAAATTGTAGGTTATGTCATGTCAGGAGATCCGACCTATATCACAAGTCACAGAGAAGCGCGAAACGCCATACAGAAAATTGAACGGGATGAGTTACTCGAAGAACTTGTACGACGTTACTTGAAAAGTATTTAGTAGGCTGATAAATTGGGGCTGTCTCAACCGAGGCAGTCCTATTTTAGTTTTAGCCTGGTGAATTTAGGTTAAGTTATTCAGGTAAAGATTGAAGAACGATTTTTACGGTTAGGAAACCAAAGGAAGATGAAAATAAATACGCTGGGGAACACCGGTATTCAGGTATCCCGAATGTGCTTTGGTAGTTTAACCATTGGGCCCATGCAAAAGAACAAAACCCTTTT
This window encodes:
- a CDS encoding IreB family regulatory phosphoprotein, which produces MIDRGTIMFEVDSEKSQKIDEVMRNVHKALVEKGYNPVNQIVGYVMSGDPTYITSHREARNAIQKIERDELLEELVRRYLKSI